One stretch of Ornithinimicrobium ciconiae DNA includes these proteins:
- a CDS encoding MOSC domain-containing protein: protein MHVTDLWLYPIKSLAGDPVDEALVEPWGLAGDRRWGLIDPAGEKVTAREEHALLGLRAEQIDEDTIRIHDREGDSILVETPLGLGPVPVSHSRQGFANPADEDVNWWIQERVGSPLRLIWQEDPTVRRVSGAHGGQEGDVLSLADAGPLLMVSRTSVEQVREWVGQEWAQEDPEATTIRFRPNVVIDGGEPFAEDAWPTVRIGEVDFRTAEICDRCVMATIHPQSLAAGREPTATLARHRRWDGKTWFGTRLVPLGGGTLRVGDEVVPGT, encoded by the coding sequence ATGCACGTCACCGACCTCTGGCTCTATCCCATCAAGTCCCTCGCGGGGGACCCGGTCGACGAGGCGCTCGTCGAGCCGTGGGGCCTGGCCGGAGACCGGCGCTGGGGGCTGATCGACCCCGCCGGTGAGAAGGTCACCGCCCGCGAGGAGCACGCCCTGCTGGGTCTGCGGGCCGAACAGATCGACGAGGACACGATCCGGATCCATGATCGGGAGGGCGACAGCATCCTGGTCGAGACGCCCCTGGGCCTGGGACCGGTCCCGGTCAGCCACTCGCGTCAGGGTTTTGCCAATCCCGCCGACGAGGACGTCAACTGGTGGATCCAGGAGCGCGTCGGCAGCCCGCTGCGCCTGATCTGGCAGGAGGACCCGACGGTGCGCCGGGTTTCCGGCGCCCATGGCGGTCAGGAGGGCGACGTGCTCTCCCTGGCCGACGCCGGCCCCCTGCTGATGGTCTCGCGCACCTCCGTCGAGCAGGTCCGCGAGTGGGTCGGGCAGGAGTGGGCGCAGGAGGATCCCGAGGCGACGACGATCCGGTTCCGGCCCAATGTGGTCATCGACGGTGGCGAGCCGTTTGCGGAGGACGCCTGGCCGACGGTGCGGATCGGTGAGGTGGACTTCCGCACGGCAGAGATCTGCGACCGGTGCGTGATGGCCACGATCCACCCGCAGTCCCTGGCTGCAGGCAGGGAGCCGACGGCCACCCTGGCGCGCCACCGCCGGTGGGATGGCAAGACGTGGTTCGGGACCCGGCTGGTGCCGCTGGGAGGCGGCACCTTGCGCGTTGGTGACGAGGTCGTCCCCGGGACCTGA
- a CDS encoding NAD-dependent epimerase/dehydratase family protein: MKFLIFGGSVFLSKAVAQTALDRGHKVRCISRGDSGAVPKGARHTIVDRSEETDPHAGTWTGLASHDWDAVIDVASTPSWVETAVTALADRVRHWTYISTVSVYADLSQPGGTPAVTPTLPPADGDLDDSSDPTAYGRNKVACEQAVQSRLGDRCLIVRPGLIIGPGDPSGRYTYWPERLSRGGRVLVPEPADASTQVIDVRDLAAWLVSSAEEGLTGVFDAVGPAQPFSEVLDETARGVSQVTVPGRERRPPVRLVWTDPETLLQLDVRPWAGPRSLPLWLPGEEYAGMRDRDVSSTLAAGLAPRPLAETAQDTLRWLAEGSNSRKSGLTWDEEQDVLSTLSADN; encoded by the coding sequence GTGAAGTTCCTCATCTTTGGCGGCAGCGTCTTCCTCTCCAAGGCGGTTGCCCAGACTGCCCTGGACCGCGGCCACAAGGTCCGGTGCATCTCCCGGGGCGACAGCGGAGCCGTGCCGAAGGGTGCTCGGCACACCATCGTCGACCGGTCGGAGGAGACCGACCCGCACGCCGGGACCTGGACGGGACTGGCCTCCCACGACTGGGACGCCGTCATCGACGTGGCCAGCACCCCCTCGTGGGTCGAGACGGCCGTCACCGCGCTGGCCGACCGGGTGCGGCACTGGACCTACATCTCCACCGTCAGCGTCTATGCGGACCTCTCCCAGCCGGGAGGCACCCCCGCGGTGACGCCCACCCTCCCCCCGGCCGACGGCGACCTGGACGACTCCAGCGACCCCACGGCATACGGTCGCAACAAGGTCGCGTGCGAGCAGGCGGTCCAGTCCCGCCTCGGGGACCGGTGCCTGATCGTCCGTCCCGGGCTGATCATCGGGCCCGGTGACCCCAGCGGGCGCTACACCTACTGGCCCGAGCGGCTCTCCCGCGGCGGGCGGGTGCTGGTCCCGGAGCCCGCCGACGCCTCGACCCAGGTCATCGACGTTCGCGACCTGGCCGCGTGGCTCGTCAGCTCGGCCGAGGAGGGCCTCACCGGCGTCTTCGACGCGGTCGGTCCCGCCCAACCCTTCTCGGAGGTCCTCGACGAGACGGCCCGCGGGGTGTCTCAGGTGACGGTGCCGGGCCGGGAGCGGCGCCCACCGGTGCGGCTGGTCTGGACCGACCCCGAGACCCTGCTCCAACTGGATGTCCGCCCCTGGGCCGGCCCCCGGTCACTGCCGCTCTGGCTGCCCGGCGAGGAGTATGCCGGCATGCGGGACCGTGACGTGTCCTCCACCCTGGCGGCGGGGCTGGCACCGCGCCCGCTGGCGGAGACCGCTCAGGACACGCTGCGGTGGTTGGCGGAGGGCTCGAACTCGCGGAAGTCAGGTCTGACCTGGGACGAGGAGCAGGACGTCCTCTCCACGCTGAGCGCCGACAACTGA
- a CDS encoding crotonase/enoyl-CoA hydratase family protein, with translation MGQHITCTIEGSVAHVSLARPDKLNALTLDMLGDLADTAHRLRADRTLRAVILSGEGESFCAGLDFESVLADRTSLATAFLTRPWRGTNTFQEACYGWRRLPVPVIAAVHGNCLGGGLQIALGADFRFTTADARWSVLEGKWGLIPDMAGVRLLADQVGMSQAKRLTMTAEIIDGTAADRLGLASVAADPHAAAAELAALLATRSPDALAAGKQLFETSWNAGPRATFRRERRAQFRLLRLPNTGRARKAAFGREHADYADRARR, from the coding sequence GTGGGCCAGCACATCACCTGCACCATCGAGGGCTCGGTCGCCCACGTCAGCCTGGCCCGGCCGGACAAGCTCAACGCCCTGACCCTGGACATGCTGGGCGACCTGGCTGACACCGCGCACCGCCTGCGGGCGGACCGCACCCTGCGCGCCGTCATCCTCTCCGGGGAGGGCGAGTCCTTCTGTGCCGGACTGGATTTCGAGTCCGTGCTGGCGGACCGGACCAGCCTCGCCACGGCGTTCCTCACGCGCCCCTGGCGCGGGACCAACACCTTCCAGGAGGCCTGCTACGGCTGGCGCCGCCTGCCGGTGCCGGTGATCGCCGCGGTGCACGGCAACTGCCTGGGAGGAGGGCTGCAGATCGCGCTCGGAGCCGACTTCCGCTTCACCACGGCCGACGCCCGCTGGTCGGTGCTCGAGGGCAAGTGGGGGCTGATCCCCGACATGGCCGGGGTGCGACTGCTCGCCGACCAGGTCGGCATGTCCCAGGCCAAGCGGTTGACGATGACGGCCGAGATCATCGACGGCACCGCCGCCGACCGCCTGGGACTCGCCAGTGTCGCCGCGGACCCGCACGCGGCGGCAGCCGAGCTGGCCGCTCTCCTGGCTACCCGGTCACCCGACGCCCTGGCCGCGGGCAAGCAGCTCTTCGAGACCAGTTGGAACGCCGGTCCCAGGGCCACCTTCCGCCGAGAGCGGCGGGCACAGTTCCGTCTGCTCAGGCTCCCCAACACCGGCCGCGCCCGCAAGGCTGCCTTCGGCCGAGAACACGCCGACTACGCCGACCGCGCGCGGCGCTGA
- a CDS encoding HNH endonuclease signature motif containing protein: protein MRVEGFTQHGAPVSLPVPDMLTELSSGAREVFDEAVDGGDWQTEGDLVGQIRGLQIAVGSAQAAQVVRIAQFAARTLVETDSGLERMDRGVGFVDEFASDTLAPLLGMSHGPAATRVRTAAKLAADLPVTLAALADGDLDLFRAQVIADELADADHDLCAAVEERLFPWARTKTPGRIRSRIRQVLADLDPEAVRQRAARARLERFVSTRASHLPGMTQWMAQLPAAESAQAWAAIDALAHQHKQEDPEGSMDQCRADALLDLILGNATVSAVLTLSVPVTGTTTGTSRAGGQDAELHPLSDAAAESPIGDPMVPEAFASGACGPAGSVWEQIWPHLAPSDPDGVGVEVPGIGVIPVPMVLSMAADLGVSITRMLIDPQTGTTLETRATGYRPPAGIARLVRLRDGTCRFPNCSRRAERCDLDHVVPWPAGPTQARNLIALCRHHHRLKHSTAWRAELCADGRVIWTDPYGEQWVTYPQDHRETSAA, encoded by the coding sequence ATGAGGGTGGAGGGGTTCACACAGCACGGTGCACCGGTCAGCCTGCCCGTGCCGGACATGCTGACCGAGCTGTCGAGTGGAGCGCGCGAGGTCTTTGACGAGGCGGTGGACGGCGGGGACTGGCAGACCGAGGGCGACCTGGTGGGGCAGATCCGTGGCCTGCAGATCGCCGTCGGCTCCGCACAGGCGGCTCAGGTCGTGCGCATCGCCCAGTTCGCTGCCCGCACTCTTGTCGAGACCGACTCCGGACTCGAGCGGATGGACCGCGGAGTGGGTTTCGTGGACGAGTTCGCCTCAGACACCCTGGCGCCCCTGCTGGGCATGTCCCACGGTCCCGCGGCCACCAGGGTGCGCACCGCCGCAAAGCTCGCCGCGGACCTGCCGGTCACGCTGGCCGCCCTTGCAGACGGGGACCTCGACCTGTTCCGCGCCCAGGTGATCGCCGACGAGCTCGCCGACGCCGACCATGACCTGTGCGCAGCGGTGGAGGAGCGACTCTTCCCGTGGGCCAGGACCAAGACCCCCGGACGGATCCGGTCCCGGATTCGCCAGGTGCTGGCCGACCTTGACCCCGAGGCGGTGCGCCAGCGGGCAGCTCGGGCACGGCTCGAGCGTTTTGTCAGCACCCGTGCTTCGCACCTGCCGGGGATGACCCAGTGGATGGCCCAGTTGCCCGCAGCGGAGTCCGCGCAGGCGTGGGCCGCGATCGACGCCCTGGCCCACCAGCACAAGCAGGAGGACCCCGAGGGCAGCATGGACCAGTGCCGCGCTGACGCCCTGCTGGACCTGATCCTGGGAAACGCCACCGTCAGCGCCGTGCTCACCCTGTCCGTCCCCGTCACCGGCACCACCACGGGCACCAGCAGGGCGGGTGGACAGGACGCGGAGCTCCACCCCCTGTCGGACGCCGCCGCGGAGTCTCCGATCGGAGACCCGATGGTGCCCGAGGCCTTCGCCAGTGGGGCCTGCGGGCCAGCCGGGTCGGTGTGGGAGCAGATCTGGCCGCACCTGGCACCCTCTGACCCTGACGGGGTCGGTGTCGAGGTCCCTGGCATCGGTGTCATCCCCGTGCCCATGGTGCTCTCCATGGCGGCTGATCTGGGTGTGTCGATCACCCGGATGCTGATCGACCCGCAGACGGGCACGACCCTGGAGACCCGGGCAACGGGCTACCGGCCACCGGCGGGCATCGCTCGGCTGGTCCGGTTGCGTGATGGCACCTGTCGCTTCCCCAACTGCTCACGCCGAGCGGAGCGTTGCGATCTCGATCATGTCGTGCCGTGGCCCGCCGGCCCGACACAGGCACGCAACCTGATCGCCCTGTGCCGGCATCACCATCGACTGAAGCACTCCACCGCCTGGCGGGCCGAGCTCTGTGCCGACGGGCGGGTCATCTGGACGGACCCCTACGGGGAGCAGTGGGTCACCTATCCCCAGGACCATCGAGAAACCTCGGCCGCCTGA
- a CDS encoding DNA alkylation repair protein has protein sequence MTVGSQRELIGAVREALATAAAPERAVGQQRYMKSAMPYRGLTSPVLRATLKPILKDPAYVLGDRDRWEATVRALWDEAEFREERYAALALAGHSRYRAFRDVATLELHAYLARTGAWWDLVDDIATHHVAPVLQADRAGATPVVRGWARDPDLWVRRTAILCQLPAKADTDTDLLRHCLDANLPESSFGSEFFIRKAIGWALREFAKSDPEWVLDYAATRVLSPLSRREALKHLA, from the coding sequence GTGACCGTAGGCAGTCAGCGCGAGCTCATCGGGGCCGTCCGGGAGGCACTGGCCACGGCCGCGGCCCCGGAGCGTGCCGTCGGGCAGCAGCGCTACATGAAGTCGGCGATGCCCTACCGGGGGCTGACCAGCCCAGTCCTGCGAGCGACCCTGAAGCCGATCCTCAAGGATCCCGCATACGTCCTTGGAGATCGCGACCGTTGGGAGGCGACGGTCCGCGCCCTGTGGGACGAGGCGGAGTTCCGCGAGGAGCGCTATGCGGCCCTCGCTCTGGCCGGCCATTCCCGCTACCGCGCCTTCCGTGACGTGGCCACCCTGGAGCTGCATGCCTATCTCGCGCGGACCGGGGCCTGGTGGGACCTCGTCGACGACATCGCCACGCACCACGTCGCGCCGGTGCTGCAGGCTGACCGGGCCGGGGCGACCCCGGTGGTGCGGGGATGGGCGCGGGATCCGGATTTGTGGGTGCGTCGGACGGCGATCCTGTGTCAGCTGCCGGCCAAGGCAGACACCGACACCGATCTGCTGCGTCACTGCCTGGATGCGAACCTGCCGGAGAGCAGCTTCGGCTCGGAGTTCTTCATCCGCAAGGCGATCGGCTGGGCCCTGCGCGAGTTCGCCAAGTCCGATCCCGAATGGGTGCTGGACTATGCCGCGACCCGTGTCCTGAGCCCCCTGAGTCGACGCGAGGCGCTCAAGCACCTTGCCTGA
- a CDS encoding cell wall-binding repeat-containing protein yields the protein MTRVLRRGLVVPSTTMALLTTICFAPLATGAGTDDGEATAAETADYDTIELQARTNLLVNDEGFNLPPGSSFNSITPDINDAAQIAFRVQFTAAEGDPTSGAPGIWFGGDGTGSIVHRGTENESVPNEASLNENGDIAFTFGGGGLDNSLYRLDGDSGLVSQVGTSPVLPSSYNSPAIDEAGGITFGGTFGSGRAWAGVQGSTGTYYVQDSTLDPTSPFGYLYTPRGNDAGQIAGKVGLVGDISNSVEIRLFEADGTSQLLAASTVVDENSPYSRFDNSVGLSDNGLVAAIATRAADSTKVVVLLDGTSATEVAVAGEDGIASFDSFAPDVNDAGQVVFRAVDATGQAVYVADGESVTRVAGQGDEVSTDNGQAQLGQHNDSPIFGGAPRINNSGDVSFTAGVHPVGDNQVEWGTGVFVAYADEATEPDPEGPESVERLSGKNRFATAATAALSVYPEGAGVVYIATGRAFPDALTATAPAGHEDGPVLLTDTDRIPLDTQAALTALNPAEIIVSGGTGAVSPDVLTELGAFTDGTVTRLSGEDRYATAAAIATRFEAPDTVYVATGLDYPDALAAGARAGATGAPVLLVRTDGIPLSTQDALEDLTPGNIVVVGGTGSVSADVMTDLEDYTTGEVTRVSGEDRYATAAALSEELTVSEFGYIATGEDWPDALGAAALAGHLESPVLLVKPDLLPLVTATELERLEAPHLRVVGGTAAVAESVKEALEALDYTDE from the coding sequence ATGACGCGCGTCCTCCGTCGCGGCCTCGTGGTGCCCAGCACCACGATGGCCCTGCTGACCACCATCTGTTTCGCTCCGCTCGCCACCGGTGCAGGGACCGACGATGGTGAAGCGACCGCGGCAGAGACCGCGGACTACGACACCATCGAGCTCCAGGCCCGCACCAACCTGCTGGTCAACGACGAGGGCTTCAACCTGCCCCCGGGCAGCAGCTTCAACAGCATCACCCCGGACATCAACGACGCCGCCCAGATCGCCTTCCGGGTCCAGTTCACGGCCGCCGAGGGCGACCCCACCTCCGGCGCTCCCGGCATCTGGTTCGGCGGCGACGGCACCGGCTCCATCGTGCACCGCGGCACCGAGAACGAGAGTGTCCCCAACGAGGCGAGCCTCAACGAGAACGGTGACATCGCGTTCACCTTCGGCGGCGGCGGCCTGGACAACTCGCTCTACCGGCTGGACGGAGACTCGGGGCTGGTCAGCCAGGTCGGGACCTCACCGGTGCTCCCCAGCAGCTACAACAGCCCCGCCATCGACGAGGCCGGTGGCATCACCTTCGGCGGCACCTTCGGCTCCGGCCGCGCCTGGGCCGGGGTGCAGGGCAGCACCGGCACCTACTACGTGCAGGACAGCACGCTGGACCCCACGAGCCCCTTCGGCTACCTCTACACCCCACGCGGCAACGATGCCGGTCAGATCGCCGGCAAGGTTGGCCTGGTCGGCGACATCAGCAACTCCGTCGAGATCCGCCTCTTCGAGGCCGACGGGACCAGCCAGCTGCTCGCGGCCTCCACCGTCGTGGACGAGAACTCTCCCTACTCCCGGTTCGACAACTCCGTCGGTCTCAGCGACAACGGTCTGGTCGCCGCCATCGCCACCCGCGCGGCGGACAGCACCAAGGTCGTGGTGCTCCTCGACGGCACCAGCGCGACGGAGGTCGCCGTGGCCGGGGAGGACGGCATCGCGTCCTTCGACTCGTTCGCGCCGGACGTCAACGATGCTGGTCAGGTCGTCTTCCGCGCTGTCGATGCGACGGGTCAGGCCGTCTACGTCGCCGACGGCGAGAGCGTGACCCGAGTGGCCGGACAGGGCGACGAGGTGAGCACCGACAACGGTCAGGCCCAGCTCGGCCAGCACAACGACAGCCCCATCTTTGGCGGTGCCCCGAGGATCAACAACAGCGGGGACGTGTCCTTCACCGCCGGCGTGCACCCTGTCGGCGACAACCAGGTGGAGTGGGGCACCGGCGTCTTCGTGGCCTACGCCGATGAGGCCACCGAGCCCGACCCTGAGGGTCCGGAGAGCGTGGAGCGGCTGAGCGGCAAGAACCGTTTCGCCACCGCCGCCACCGCAGCGCTGTCCGTCTATCCCGAGGGCGCCGGCGTGGTGTACATCGCCACGGGCCGTGCCTTCCCCGACGCCCTGACCGCAACCGCCCCGGCCGGTCACGAGGACGGACCGGTCCTGCTCACCGACACGGACCGGATCCCGCTGGACACCCAGGCCGCACTCACGGCCCTCAACCCGGCTGAGATCATCGTGAGCGGCGGGACGGGCGCGGTCTCCCCCGACGTCCTGACCGAGCTCGGGGCCTTCACCGACGGGACCGTGACCCGCCTCAGCGGCGAGGACCGCTATGCCACCGCGGCCGCGATCGCCACCCGCTTCGAGGCACCCGACACTGTGTATGTCGCCACCGGCCTCGACTATCCCGACGCCCTCGCCGCCGGGGCTCGGGCCGGCGCCACCGGGGCTCCGGTGCTGCTGGTCCGCACCGACGGCATCCCGCTGAGCACCCAGGACGCGCTGGAGGACCTCACGCCCGGAAACATCGTGGTCGTCGGCGGGACCGGGTCCGTCTCCGCAGACGTCATGACCGACCTGGAGGACTACACCACCGGAGAGGTCACTCGGGTCAGCGGGGAGGACCGCTACGCCACCGCCGCGGCGCTGTCGGAAGAGCTGACCGTCAGCGAGTTCGGCTACATCGCCACCGGTGAGGACTGGCCAGACGCGCTGGGCGCCGCGGCCCTGGCCGGGCACCTGGAGTCACCGGTGCTGCTGGTCAAGCCGGACCTGCTCCCGCTGGTGACCGCCACCGAGCTGGAGCGCCTGGAGGCACCGCACCTGCGGGTCGTCGGGGGCACCGCCGCCGTCGCGGAGTCCGTCAAGGAGGCGCTTGAGGCGCTCGACTACACCGACGAGTGA
- a CDS encoding protein kinase family protein yields the protein MGHLSHLVDDARLSTRQAELLDSWLPGAVVEADHTWEIAHRAVLEVRHGTERLIVKAGRADDHHMDREITAHQQWLAPWTRRERAPRAVHLDQEARLLVSTYLPGRLVLDTPAADDPDTFEQAGQLLALLHGQSSVTDPDAEAALNARTLRWLDAPHRISDATTRALREEIRSWPTPPTVLVPTHGDWQPRNWLVHDGRVSIIDFGRADLRAAMSDLARLAALDFARDAALEAAFLRGYGSDPREPAAWRRTRIREAVGTAVWAFQVGDRDFEEQGHAMIAAALT from the coding sequence ATGGGCCACCTGTCCCACCTCGTCGACGATGCGCGACTCTCCACGCGGCAGGCCGAGCTCCTCGACAGCTGGCTCCCCGGAGCGGTGGTCGAGGCGGACCACACCTGGGAGATCGCCCACCGCGCCGTCCTGGAGGTCAGGCACGGGACCGAGCGATTGATCGTCAAGGCCGGCCGCGCTGACGATCACCACATGGACCGGGAGATCACCGCGCACCAGCAGTGGCTGGCACCCTGGACCCGTCGGGAGCGAGCACCCCGGGCCGTGCACCTGGACCAGGAGGCCCGGCTGCTGGTCAGCACCTATCTGCCGGGGCGTCTCGTGCTGGACACCCCGGCAGCCGACGACCCGGACACCTTTGAGCAGGCGGGCCAGCTCCTGGCGCTGCTGCACGGGCAGTCCTCGGTCACCGACCCCGACGCGGAGGCCGCCCTTAACGCCCGGACGCTGCGGTGGTTGGACGCCCCCCACAGGATCAGCGACGCCACGACCCGGGCACTGCGCGAGGAGATCCGCTCCTGGCCGACCCCGCCGACGGTGCTGGTGCCGACGCACGGTGACTGGCAGCCCCGCAACTGGCTGGTGCACGACGGCCGGGTGTCTATCATCGACTTCGGTCGGGCAGATCTGCGTGCTGCGATGAGTGACCTGGCCAGGCTTGCCGCCCTGGACTTCGCCCGGGACGCTGCGCTGGAGGCGGCTTTCCTGCGCGGATACGGTTCCGACCCGCGGGAGCCAGCAGCATGGCGGCGCACCCGGATCCGCGAGGCGGTCGGCACCGCAGTGTGGGCCTTCCAGGTGGGCGACAGGGACTTTGAGGAGCAGGGGCACGCGATGATCGCGGCCGCGCTGACTTGA
- a CDS encoding SigE family RNA polymerase sigma factor translates to MRRAQEESFVEFAMSVKPWLLTTAWMLTADRHGAEDLVQETLIRVYVRWPRIGSQQPAAYARRVLANLHTDRWRRTRREVLVDQPHDIPVGSLDAEVIDVVRALQALGSRERESVVLRHYLDLSEKQTAETMGVSVGAVKGYTSRGLAALRASLKEDGHV, encoded by the coding sequence GTGCGTCGAGCGCAGGAGGAGTCGTTCGTCGAGTTCGCCATGTCCGTCAAGCCGTGGCTGCTGACCACGGCGTGGATGCTCACCGCCGACCGGCACGGAGCCGAGGATCTGGTGCAGGAGACGCTGATCCGGGTCTACGTGCGGTGGCCGCGCATCGGGAGTCAGCAGCCTGCCGCCTATGCGCGGCGCGTCCTGGCCAACCTGCACACCGATCGCTGGCGACGCACCCGTCGTGAGGTGCTGGTGGACCAGCCCCACGACATACCGGTTGGGTCGCTCGACGCCGAGGTGATCGACGTGGTGCGCGCGCTGCAGGCTCTCGGTTCGCGCGAGCGGGAGAGCGTGGTGCTGCGCCACTACCTGGACCTGTCGGAGAAGCAGACCGCCGAGACGATGGGCGTCAGCGTCGGGGCGGTCAAGGGCTACACCTCGCGCGGCCTGGCGGCCCTGCGAGCTTCGCTCAAGGAGGACGGTCATGTCTGA
- a CDS encoding ATP-binding cassette domain-containing protein, translated as MPETTAASDAHDVIRVRGARENNLKDISVEIPKRRLTVLTGVSGSGKSSLVFGTIAAESQRLINETYSTFVQGFMPSLARPDVDHLEGLTTAIIVDQERMGANIRSTVGTATDVNAMLRILFSRLGEPHIGSAKAFSFNVASMSGAGAVTLDKGGEKVRERREFSVTGGMCPRCEGTGKVTDFDLTALFDETKSLREGALTIPGYSMDGWYGRIFMDSGFLDPDKAIKDYTSKELSNLLHKEATRVKVEGINVTYEGLIPRIQKSFLSKDREAMQPHIRAFVDRAITFTTCPDCDGTRLNEGARSSKIKGISIADAAQMQISDLAEWIRDLDEPSVAPLLEGLRETLDSFVEIGLGYLSLDRPSGTLSGGEAQRTKMIRHLGSALTDVTYVFDEPSIGLHPHDIQRMNVLLLQLRDKGNTVLVVEHKPETILIADHAIDLGPGAGTEGGEVVYEGTVEGLRTSDTLTGRHLDDRASVKASVRESTGALQIRGATRHNLRDVDVDVPTGVLTVVTGVAGSGKSSLIHGSLTRQDGVVLIDQTAIKGSRRSNPATYTGLLEPIRKAFAKANGVKPALFSPNSEGACPTCKGAGVVYMDLAMMAGVASTCDECDGKRFQASVLDYTLAGRTISEVLAMSVAEAEDFFAEGESRIPAAHKILVRLEDVGLGYVTLGQPLTTLSGGERQRLKLAAQMGDKGDVYILDEPTTGLHLADVENLLALLDRLVDSGKSVIVIEHHQAVMAHGDWIIDLGPGAGHDGGRVVFEGTPADLVAGASTLTGQHLRDYVS; from the coding sequence ATGCCGGAGACCACAGCCGCCAGCGATGCCCACGACGTGATCCGGGTCCGGGGTGCCCGGGAGAACAATCTCAAGGACATCAGCGTCGAGATCCCCAAACGCCGGTTGACCGTCCTGACGGGCGTGTCCGGGTCGGGGAAGAGTTCGCTGGTCTTCGGCACGATCGCCGCGGAGTCTCAGCGGTTGATCAACGAGACCTACAGCACCTTCGTGCAGGGCTTCATGCCGAGCCTGGCCCGCCCCGACGTCGACCACCTCGAGGGGTTGACGACGGCGATCATCGTGGACCAGGAGCGGATGGGGGCCAATATCCGCTCGACGGTCGGCACCGCCACCGACGTCAACGCGATGCTGCGGATCCTGTTCAGCCGGCTCGGGGAGCCCCACATCGGCTCCGCCAAGGCGTTCTCCTTCAACGTCGCGTCGATGTCCGGCGCCGGTGCGGTGACCCTGGACAAGGGTGGCGAGAAGGTCAGGGAACGGCGCGAGTTCAGCGTCACCGGCGGGATGTGTCCGCGCTGCGAGGGAACCGGCAAGGTGACCGACTTCGACCTCACGGCACTCTTCGACGAGACCAAGTCCCTGCGCGAGGGCGCGCTGACCATCCCGGGCTACAGCATGGACGGGTGGTATGGCCGGATCTTCATGGACAGCGGCTTCCTCGACCCCGACAAGGCGATCAAGGACTACACCAGCAAAGAACTGTCCAACCTGCTCCACAAGGAGGCCACCAGGGTCAAGGTCGAGGGCATCAACGTCACCTACGAGGGGTTGATCCCCCGCATCCAGAAAAGCTTCCTGTCCAAGGACCGCGAGGCGATGCAGCCCCACATCCGGGCCTTCGTCGACCGGGCCATCACCTTCACCACGTGCCCCGACTGTGACGGCACGCGGCTCAACGAGGGCGCCCGTTCCTCCAAGATCAAGGGCATCAGCATCGCCGACGCCGCGCAGATGCAGATCAGCGACCTGGCTGAGTGGATCCGTGACCTGGACGAGCCCTCTGTGGCGCCCTTGCTCGAGGGTCTGCGCGAGACCCTGGACTCCTTCGTGGAGATCGGGCTGGGTTATCTGTCCCTGGATCGCCCCTCCGGGACGTTGTCGGGTGGCGAGGCACAGCGCACCAAGATGATCCGCCACCTGGGGTCCGCGCTCACCGACGTCACCTATGTCTTTGACGAGCCCTCCATCGGACTGCACCCACACGACATCCAGCGGATGAACGTCCTGCTCCTGCAGTTGCGGGACAAGGGCAACACGGTCCTGGTGGTCGAGCACAAGCCGGAGACGATCCTGATCGCCGACCACGCCATCGACCTGGGGCCGGGCGCCGGGACCGAGGGGGGCGAGGTGGTCTACGAGGGGACGGTCGAGGGGCTGCGCACCAGCGACACGCTCACCGGACGGCACCTGGATGACCGGGCGAGCGTGAAGGCCTCGGTGCGCGAGTCCACCGGCGCCCTGCAGATCCGCGGTGCCACCAGGCACAACCTGCGAGATGTCGACGTGGACGTGCCGACGGGGGTGCTCACGGTGGTCACCGGGGTCGCCGGCAGCGGCAAGAGCTCGCTCATCCACGGCTCACTCACCCGCCAGGACGGGGTGGTCCTGATCGACCAGACCGCGATCAAGGGCTCACGGCGGAGCAACCCCGCGACCTACACCGGGCTGCTCGAGCCGATCCGCAAGGCGTTCGCCAAGGCCAACGGCGTCAAGCCCGCCCTCTTCAGCCCCAACTCCGAGGGCGCTTGCCCGACGTGCAAGGGGGCCGGGGTCGTCTACATGGATCTGGCGATGATGGCGGGCGTGGCCTCCACCTGCGATGAGTGCGACGGCAAGCGCTTCCAGGCGTCGGTCTTGGATTACACGCTGGCCGGGCGCACCATCAGCGAGGTGCTGGCGATGTCAGTCGCCGAGGCAGAGGACTTCTTTGCCGAGGGTGAGTCCCGGATCCCCGCGGCGCACAAGATCCTGGTCCGCCTCGAGGATGTCGGACTGGGCTACGTCACTCTGGGTCAACCGTTGACGACCCTCTCCGGTGGTGAGCGGCAGCGTCTCAAGCTGGCGGCGCAGATGGGCGACAAGGGCGATGTCTATATCCTCGACGAGCCCACCACCGGTCTGCACCTGGCCGACGTGGAGAACCTGCTGGCGCTGCTGGACCGTCTGGTCGACTCCGGCAAGTCGGTCATCGTCATCGAGCACCATCAGGCCGTCATGGCCCACGGCGACTGGATCATCGACCTCGGCCCCGGGGCTGGTCACGACGGAGGCCGGGTGGTCTTCGAGGGCACTCCGGCAGATCTGGTCGCTGGCGCCTCCACGCTCACCGGGCAGCACCTGCGCGACTACGTGTCGTAA